Genomic DNA from Telopea speciosissima isolate NSW1024214 ecotype Mountain lineage chromosome 2, Tspe_v1, whole genome shotgun sequence:
ACCGGATCAGCTTAGATTTGCTCGGAATCAATGTTTTAATtcccttttagggttttttcgtacaaggatcggatcggatcggcaatcctgattcttgaaaccctgaTCTCACCTGGGTTTGAGACTCTTGGATAGAGGAGGTACTCACTGCTCAGGtccctgaccctgattggctCTGGACGGTTCAAGGTTGTCCATTCGATTTCTAACTTCCTCGAGGTATTTTAGTTTAGTAACGTGAGGGTGACAGTTGAGCTCGTCAACTTTGGATCAGGTTCTTTCCAATTGGTTCAGGTTCACTcctttttattatcttttactTTCTGAGTAGATTAGTTTACAACTTCTTATAAAGCCGCCGATACCAAAACTACATTCCCATGAACCTGTCCTTCCTAAAAAGACAGAATAAACTAGAAAAAGACAAATAAGTATTCCAAATTTCCAATTTCTGTTGGTTATTAATTAATTAGGAATGAAGGAAAGGGCAAATCCGTCACTCCAAAAGCTTACCtaagaaaaatgacaaaaaccctaaaaaacgcCAAAAACCACAAAATCCAAACTTCAGTTTTCCTTCCTCATCCAACACACACTGCTTGTCAGAATATCAGACGAGTCTAccaaaagatggaaaataaaactTTTGCCAAGAAACAAACACTCACTTTTTCCTATTTCTGCCCCTCAGGCTCCACTGAGATTGAGACTCCAAAGTCCAAGggaaaataagacaaaaataaaaaataataaaaacaagggaAGTGAAAAAACTAGAACTTGAGAGTGATCTCACTGCCATTGCTTTCCTCTCCATCGTCTCTGAGTGAAGCCAAacccttcctctctctttccctctccctctctctctcccctccaccaccaccaccattctGATCACCACTGTCACCTTTGTTCCAGCTACTACTCTCCGACTTGCCGTCTTCGATACTTTCAGACCCGTCTCCAGCCGGTCTCCCTTCAGACTCCGGCGAGCTATGTGTCTGAGATGAAGCCTTATAGATGTGTTGGTAAGGTTGAAGGGTGTGGTGGTGCAACTGAGCATGGGGAGGTGGCTGTGGAGGATAGAAATCCTGGGGCACAGCGGGAGCACAGTAATGAGTGGAAGCATGAGACACAGCTGGGTGGGCTCCGTAGATTGCTTGGCCCGCACCGTGTGCAGCAGCTGCTGCCGTTGCGTATTCCGGTGGGACCCAAATCCCTCCTAACACAACCAACTGCGGTGCTGGCGCTCCTGCTGCTTGTGGACTTGGGCTTGGCCTCCTTGTGTGTAGTCTATATTTCTGTTTCAGATTTGAAAACACCAAAAATTAATATCAAAATCCAAACAATCCCTAAGACTAGACTAGGACTTGTGGTACAAACCCAAGTACGAACTGAAACTGAAAGTGTaagatttggatcctctgccgCTTGGTGTTGTGCAGCCATCGTGCTGCGCACAATTCCCAACTCACCACCTTAGCATTAATGCCCATGctgttcaaaattcaaatttgaaacaaaGTTGATGTTCAACCATTGGATAGGCATATGTGTGCTGAGGTGGTAACTTGAGAGTTGAGCGTGGGACGATGGCCGCAGGAACCATGGTCACCAGTGAGCCCTCCTCTTCATGCATCTTTTCTTTTGCATGTTTCATCGTACTATATAAACTCAAATACAAAGaagagttttctttttttttttttttgttctaaaaaataattaaattaccTGTAAATGGCTCTTAACTTCATCGTTAGTGAGACCATCAACCTTCATCAACTCTCTGATTTGCTTTGGGGTGGCAACTGTGTTCATAaataacccaataacaaagttaATTACCAATAAGTACAACAAAAATAatcatataataataataagaagaagaagaaagaagaaagaagacctTGAGAGCCACCAAGCATTTGAAGGGCATTGACAAAGCGTCGGTGCAACTCCGGGGACCAACACCTCCTAGCTTTCCTATGAGTCTGTGTTGTGTTCGTTGCTTGTCCTTCAGAAGGATttgcagtagtagtagtagtagctcCCTTTCCTTGTTCTGTCGTTGTTGctccattgccaccaccacccttACTGGGATTCTCTCTCCTAGATGAGCAAGACAAACCATTATCTGGTTCACTACATTTCTTATCCTCCATCTCTTTCTCGGTTGTAGCAAGAGCTAATTCTGGAAGAACCCTTAAAGGAGTAGGActtgtagtagtagtagtggtaGTACATGTGACGTTCCTATCTttagagaaaggaagaaaagctcctcctcctccacctcctcctccattCCTTCCTTTATTGTCTAAAGCTAACTTGGGACTCATTACAAGTCCATGATCGATTTCTTTCGGAGCTGCTGTTGCAACTACTACTGTtgtagcaccaccaccaccaccttgtTGCTTATTCCCATCGTTTGATTGACTCCATAACTGTGCCGTCGTCATCCAACTAGCCTTCTCCGATACATTCGATACCTTATCTGATCCTTCAGAGCTTGAATTCTTAATTGGTATGAACTCTTCAAGGATTGGTCTCTGCCCTTGGTTTGTCCTGAAGGTTTGTAGTTGCTGCCTATATGCCTCCATAGCTGAACACCAAAATCATATAGATTCATTAGGATTCGCAAATAAATTTCTCACTTCtcccaagaaaaagaaagagagaagcaaagaaagcaaattaagaaaagaaaaataggtAGGGATTGAATCTAAAGAAGAAACTTGGTTGAGGTAAAGGTTAGATTTATAATACATTTGAGGATATGGGTTTGTGAGAaaatttaggattttaatttaccATCGGTGAGAAGTTGCATGCAGAGAGGTAGTTCACGCTTGAATGCATCAATCTTGAGTCGTTCTTCTTCGAGACAAGCTAGGAAGTCTTCAAGCTTCTGGGTTTGATCTGTTTGATCTCCAAATGATGACTTCACTACCATAGAGTAGCAGCTGTGAGGTTTGCAATCTAGGCTTAGATCCGCAGGGGAACCCATCTTGATTCTTGATAAACTCTTCTCTATTGAATCTATTCTATTCTATAAAGGTTCAACGTTCATGTTCCAAAGAAAGATGGAATGCGTAAGTAGAGATGTTGTGGTGggcacagaagaagaagaagaagaagaagaagggaggggaGAGTTGATGAAGTGAAGTTGGTGGTGGGGGTTGGgggaagatagaaagagatcaGAGAGGGTTTGTGAACACAAGGAGGATCAAGTGAGGGGATCACCTTCTTTTTAGAGCTGAATTCGAGGGAGggagggtggaggggaataaagtagggttttgagagaggaaaaggaaaagcaGGAGATAAAGCAAAGGGATGGTAACTTCTTGCAAAGAACAAAGGAGAAAAGCTAATTCCTGGGTTCTGAGAAGGAATCAAGGGTAGACAGTGAAGAAGCGGTCATGTGCTTAGACTCTGGTTTTAGAACCCTTTAAGTTCCATCTTTGTATGATTTCGAAcctccattaaaaaaaaaaaaaaaaaaaagatagattcttcttcttctactactactactactactactcctCTCCCTCCTTGCATGTCCTCGCTATTTTCTTATCCTTTTGTTGTTTCTTAGGAGTTCTTTGACCATCtcatcaaaatttgaaatttaggTCTAGTCTATTAGTGAAAGTATAATTCTTTGacccttttttaatttatttttaatcttcaaaTTAATATTAATCTTCTTATTGGAAAAGGTAAATTTTGTTTATAATCTTTAGATCTTACAAACTTTGATGGTTGATCCTGTGGGTCACCATAATTCATCCACCACTTTCACTGTCAAAATGTTCAAAACAACTAATAGGCTTTTTAGCTGAAATTaataccttcttcttctaccatGCATATACCTACGTATTGCGAGGATAATCTCACATCAGATACCCTGAGACATTTTGTCCCCTCGTATACTTGTGAGCCCATCCaatccaaaaactcaaactaTTGGGTGGTGGGACTCAATGACATATAATGAAGGGACAGAATATCATATATAGGGGTaaccgatgtgagactattctCCCATAAAGATGTAAATTGGTTCGGAATTGGGTATTAGGTTCAATTTCGGGTTGGTTCTAGTGAGTATTGGCCTGTGTGATTAGAAATCAGATCAAGTCCCACTTCGGCTCTAATCAATACTCGTATCGAACTTGTTCGATTCCTGTGCCTATTCAGTTCTAAAATTTAGTTCCTACTATAcacggtttgattttggttcctATACTAGGTTTATACTATAATACATAGTATAATATATggaaaaaaagatctctacttggtggtgtttcctacgccctctcacaggtaCCGTAAGATGACGCCTTTGCCCCCTCGGTAGATACCTAGGCATGCTCACCCATTTGACctagatgcttgtgtagagaccatgcgaccaatgTACAGGTCTCTTgcctataatatattatattataatatagtaatattataaaatctaatactaatattagtaacatatattataatatattaatatactataatatattgaTACTCaaattcgatttggttttggttctaacCGTTGGTTTCTATGTTGGCACTGGAAAGTAACCAAGTCCCACCTCAATTTTGTTTCCTAATTTTGGATTGTAATCAAATTCTATTAGATTTGGTTCTGATTATTTGGTCTGGATCAGGTTTTGATTCAACTTTGACACCCTTTAATCTCCCAACAATACGTATAGTatcaaatggttttttttttcttttcttgtagtCCGTTGATAACAACTTTGATATAATGGACGGGTGTGATCATTCCATCAGGTGAAATTCTAAGAAGCAAGAATTTGTGGGCGTTTGACACGTGTAAGGGCCATTTAGTAATGGTTGTAAAAACTTCGATCTCTTCCTCAACAACCAACAGATGgtacaaataacaaaatccttTTTAAAGAAAAAGCTTAAAAGAGTATTAGGATTTCCTGTataaattaattataaaatcaCTGATTCCTGCcatgattaaataaaaaaggtagaaaagaaggaaaaagaggaaaaataaaagCTTTAAAAAGGGCATATACCATATATTTAGCTTACGACAAAAGAAGAGCTGTTGAGACATATTCAAATCTGGATTAGAATCTATTCACCATTCagctttcttttttatcttaaaaAGTGGTATATAACTATGCTTCATTTTATGTACCTCTCTAGAATATCTAATTGGAATTTCGAACCTCCTCACCTCAACCTgacatcttctccatctcctaaTTCATTCCAATCCTCTCATCAACTAGCTGagaaatattttctttctttctttctttctttcttcttctttttttaatttttaaaaaaaaaaaaaaaaaacagaataataTATTTGCATCCAAGTAAGGAATATCATAGTTCCAATTCTACGATTGTAAAACAAGGAGACAGCCAAGAAAAGCTTAAAGATGGAAACCCaccaaaaagaatagaaaagaggACTATTAGGTGGGAATCTTCTTCTGCTACTAACTTTAGTGAAGTGGGTAGGAAGGTAACAAAGATTCTCCCTTAGTTTGAAGGCTTTTCCACCTTAgtttagttttgttttgtttttcatttttcagtCTCATAGTTATGATCAGATTAAGTAACAAGTTTATGGGTTCGACCCTAATCTCTTACAAGATCTTTAGTGGGGATCGATTTGGTATATCAATTCTGGAGTTTTTGATGTATCGATCAAGTATCTAACAATTTCGAATGGAGAGAGacatagatttttttattttttattttttattttcttttttcaaaaattttatccacaacagaaaaaggagagaaggaactaagggtgaagaagagaaacaaaaatttgCATCGAATTCCCTGTGCAATAATGAGGGAGAGATGGTTTTGTTCTGTTTCAGTCTTCACCTACAAGACTCCAACCCAAACCTTTTTCTAcagattctctcttctctctctgaaGTAGTAGTCTTTCTTACTTTGTCTGGGAGGTCCCACCATACTATATACTGTGTCTGTGTGTGTTCATAAGAGAGTTTTGAAGAAAAGATTCTCCTGGTGACACCTGTGGTGATATTCCCCATATCGTCCTTCTGAATATCCCTTTTGTCTGCAACCCAATAACGAGGGAATATTCCTTTTGATTGGATTTGACAACTGTGAAAAATCGAAACCGAGGAGAGGGGCTTAAGGTTAAAAATccatttgggtttgggaatttgaACTTGAAACTCCACCTGCCTCCATCGCTTCTTCGGTCCATGACTTATCTTCTTCTGATCAATCACCTTCATTCAAATTTTATCTTTGGGGTTCTGATTCTTAATAGTTGAAAGTATGAATTTGAACTCCTCAAGTGATTAATAccggatgatgatgatgatgataatgatgatagtgatgatagTGACCCTGAAAGAAGATATGGGCATTCAATTATTGATTCTTCATGTCTTCCCCACGAGGGTAtgagcaaggttttaaaatttggaTCACAATTGATTAAATTGATCTATTTGAATTGGAAACATTAGAGACTGATCCCAAATCTTGTTTCGAGTATTAAAAACTTGTGTTTAAGAAAAtcttttttcaataaaataggGGTTCTTAAACGGTTTTAAGCTTgatagaaaaagggagaagaactttAACGGTTTCTAAAAAGATGGTTTCATTGGTAGTGTTGtgaatcttttcatttttttatgagATTTAAGGTATTCCTTACTTTTGGAAGTAACTTAGAATATGAAATTCCTTACTTTTGAAAACAACTTCGAATGGAAACCATGATGAAttgaatttcatggttttatttcttcaatttccttaAGATCACATATAAGCTTCTCAAAACGACGACTAAAAATTAATAAGGACGAAATAAACAAATTTATATACCATTCTAGTGCTATCACTACACAAATTTATAGAAGTAGAATTGAAGATTTAGAGAAAACGCCACCCAAATACATCAAATGCCAGccataaaacttgaaaaaaaagaacatgaaatataccctttgaaaGGGTATTGGTAGTTCCATTCCCATCCAGTACCTGACCGTTATTTTGGTACTGGTATCATTAGCAATCCCGTTATAGAACTATCATGTCTCATTTATTATTTGGTACCAAAATCAAATCCTAGTATTGTCGCATTTAATAATGAGACGATCCAGTATCGAGTTTTAACCGAATAGTTCTGGAATGGTTCTCAGTTCTGATCCCAAATTAACACCCTTAGTCTTGAATCATATTTAACGAAGTCCACTATCTATGCCCAAGATTCCAATCTAgttgtttgttttttgaaagGGTCTCAATGATCCTGAGCCAACCTTTGATCCATTTTAATCCAGTGGTTTCCACCGATGGCCTAGAGCAGACCCTTGGGTTGGACCAAGGGTCATCAGCCACCACAAGACTACAACAAATCTTAGTATTCTTAcaagtttctctctctttctaccAAACGTGTGGACAcacacacgagagagagagggagagagagagagagaggggctggctatggacctttatcccctgaggttcgctgATCGGTACagttgtgcggttcctctcacaaggggctgaaatgaccattccaccccctgaccgaacacactgcttgggtgaggtccaccccccttttattagaggcactagagaaCCATACTGGGCAGGAaaaccgcaggtgataaaaattcggcTGGCTACCCTATACCATTCACAGTGTTGGGGAGACGATTCTTTCAAGGAGCCCATATGGTGAGGGATGAGAGAGAATGTCAGTATAGGACCACATGGTTAGGATTTGAAAGGACATAGAAAAGCATCCCTACATTGTCGGTATAggaatctttttccctatacaTAATTGTCACCattataaaattgtaaaaaagaTTGCTATGCTGCTAGCGTGCAGTTTTCCTctcaaatagattttttattattttctctcagtTGCTTTTGGAAATGTTGATCCCATATAGATGATCTTTCTCTGAACACCTATTAATGTGGCGTACAAATTCTTCCTTACACTGACAGCATGGGGATCgctcttcctccaaaaatattTCTCTTTGCAATAAGAATTTAGAAAAGCAATCTTAATCAATGATCCTGTGAAATTATTTCCTCACGTCATTCTCTCCTTGCCTTTCACTTGGTGGTACTCAAACTATTAAGGCTGTATTTCGGGATACagtattttcttaaaaagagaccattttaattaattaaagggaaaaaaattgttAATTGGTCGTGTGATTATTGTGATCACACACAGGAGTTCGGAAAAAACTGTTTAACCcctagtgaaataaaaaatttcatttaaatCAATGCTTTTCTGTGTACTCTCATTAGCCCAATGCTAGTtcaggggctacacgaccatttagcattctcttgccctTAATTAAATTACAAAATACACAGAGATTGACACGAATGAGACTTGGGCTGGGCAATCTCTAAAAGAGGCCCATGTATTGGTGGGTAATTTCCATCCTTCTTAGTTCTTACATTAGACACTTGTCCAGATAAGCACAGagggaacaaaaaagaaaaagcactTAAACTTTACTTAATtgttatttataattattaattttgtatttaaaagaaaattctttgGGTTATCGACTTGATAGTTTAAATTTGCACGAACGCAAAGATTCGATAAGCTTTTTGGAAAGCCCAATGATGGATACATTTATGGGCTGTAAGGCTCTCCTCACCTCAATCCTCTCTTATTCACTTCAAAAGGAATCCTCAATTTGGGTGCGATAAggaattttaaatttattcaaaatcaattcttgattcattctttcattcattCAGAATAGATTCCTGAAATAGGCAATAGAAGGTAGCAGCACctaataatttttcttttgaccGATACCCATTAGATCAATTTGGCAAAAGATTGTTGTTTATAATGGCTAACCctttatcaaaaagaaattcTAATGGGTAAGAATTTAACCTAAAAGAGTaatgaaaaaattattttgttttgttgagGAATATTTAGACTATGGTGTGGTTATTGTTAGCTTTTTTTTTGCAGTAAGATTCTTTGAGCCGTCAAGGGAGGATACACTAGCATCCTTTCTCCctatctttctcttttctaattgtttataccctaagattatCAAATAATAATAGACGGATTAAGTTCAAGCTGCAAAAGAGATCGGTCAGCAATTCAGATTCCCCATAAAGAGAATTAGTGGAGGCAGGACGATTGTAAGCGCAAAGTGCCCATTGCTAACACTATCGTAGGAATGGGAACCATCAAGGGATACGTCATACGTGGAATTAAGCAGTTATGTAACCTCCAGAGAGGGGTAGTTGAATAACTCCAACAGAGACACCACCATCACAAGTATAAATGTCAAAATtcaaggagggagagagatctCTCGATCAATCAAAAACTTGTTATATTTCTTATCTTTACTTTCCTTTAGcttaatttttgtttccttAGCGTAATTTTCTCTCTGACCATCACGGTCATTCTATCTGTCAAGTTCTTCTTTGATTCTCCTTCAACGGTATGTTTTTTTAATGTACTAGTATTGAAATCAACAGAAATTCTTGGTTATCTTTCAAATCTATCATTTAGTATTGTGATTTCTTTTCTTCGCGCATTGCAATTTGGTCTTTATAATTTAAAGTCCTTAATTAGAGGAATCAACGCAAGAGGAAAATCCACATCTCGTGGTAGAAGTCACAAACACAATATCCTTCAAACTTTGAGTCTTGCAGACTCTGGCACGGCCGCACTCTTTGTCACATATTATCTGTTATTGTTGATTGATCAGACGGTAGACCGATTGTTTGGACGACCGAAAATAGAACCAAACACTAACATAAAATGACCTTAGTGCTTTCCTATATACAAAACCATTATGTCACACCTCAATGATGCACTCTTCCTTGCCGCTTGCTCAAAgctctcccttttctttttcctagaAAGGAGGGCAAAATCAGTTTCCCCACTCCCCCGTGTGAGGGGGGAATGTTATCATCCACATGAGACTCACATACTCAacgaaagggaaaaaataataataaataaatcacaATGTGAGCAGACGTACAATATATTGTCTGCGCggaaaactttttcccaaaataaaaaaaaaaaaaagaaaaaaaaattcttattggTGGGTATGCATTATCTCAGTTTAATGGATGATCTCAACAATTAGACAGTTAAACCCCTTATATTCACACATAACATAAGTACAAAAGTGACATCTGTATCGACCCAACCTAGTTGAACCGGTGACCTACGACCTGGTTTTTATGGGTCAGTAAATGGGCCGCGCCCGCCGGTTTTGAATCGGAGTCCATCATCCTTATTCAAATTAATTCCAGCCAAACATGAGCTAAGCCTACAGATTCTTTAATTAAAAAAGTACAAATGGATAGGGAATTTCTTTAGGTTATGTTATAGTAAGTGGTAGTCAAGGATATATGAATCAGCTATGCAATGCAAGAGGAGAAGCCAACATCTCAAAGTGTtctttgttctctctctctctctctctctttgtctttcttttcagtttcaaccattGACTAAAAGAGTGCATTTTAATGGGTAGGAATCAGAAGCAGATTAgtggaagaaggaatggaatCAGTGAATCACTATGGTCGGCCTCTAAGAAGATTACTGCATAAAGATGTATTTAGAGTGTCGAAGAAGCAAGGAATTCTTTTTAAGTTAAATTTGATAATCACATCTATAATGTTACTGTCTTATAAGCTGTGTCAACCAAAAGTTGTTTATATCAAAAACCTATTCTCCTCCCAAACTCCCCTTTTCTGCTTTGTGTATTGACTCTTTAAGTTTGGATCGTGGCCCAAGTGGTCAAGGGAAGCTTCTTTAGTTCACAAATCATGGCCCAGGAACCAGAACCAACTAGTAATTGGCTCTTTAAgcccaaaattttctttctctttttatttttatttttattttaatggggAATCCTAGGGTAAAGAGGGTAAATTCGGATCCATGTAATACCCACCAACCCACATGAATCGAGAAAGATTGAGGTGCATGAGAACCATGATGCCATTTTCGTGCGGGTGGTCCCAAGAGGTgtaggagagttgaactcatgatctCTGCTTCCATAGTCATGGTCTCTTGCCATCTCGAAACCATATATTTAGTAGAATTAGAGCATGGTTGGTTTCGAATTGAAAGGAAACCCCACCTCCCTTAATGTGAAGATGGTTAAATCCCTAGATATGGTGACAATAAGTCATTGCCATTATTAGCTGTGATAGCTGGCACCTTTTAGTATGATAGTTCAATTAGCGTTGAAACCTACAAGATACAGAGTATTGTCCACAACATTATTTAGTATTCTTTTAGTCTAATTTT
This window encodes:
- the LOC122650290 gene encoding myb family transcription factor EFM-like isoform X2; its protein translation is MGSPADLSLDCKPHSCYSMVVKSSFGDQTDQTQKLEDFLACLEEERLKIDAFKRELPLCMQLLTDAMEAYRQQLQTFRTNQGQRPILEEFIPIKNSSSEGSDKVSNVSEKASWMTTAQLWSQSNDGNKQQGGGGGATTVVVATAAPKEIDHGLVMSPKLALDNKGRNGGGGGGGGAFLPFSKDRNVTCTTTTTTTSPTPLRVLPELALATTEKEMEDKKCSEPDNGLSCSSRRENPSKGGGGNGATTTEQGKGATTTTTANPSEGQATNTTQTHRKARRCWSPELHRRFVNALQMLGGSQVATPKQIRELMKVDGLTNDEVKSHLQKYRLHTRRPSPSPQAAGAPAPQLVVLGGIWVPPEYATAAAAAHGAGQAIYGAHPAVSHASTHYCAPAVPQDFYPPQPPPHAQLHHHTLQPYQHIYKASSQTHSSPESEGRPAGDGSESIEDGKSESSSWNKGDSGDQNGGGGGGERERERERERKGLASLRDDGEESNGSEITLKF
- the LOC122650290 gene encoding myb family transcription factor EFM-like isoform X1, producing MGSPADLSLDCKPHSCYSMVVKSSFGDQTDQTQKLEDFLACLEEERLKIDAFKRELPLCMQLLTDAMEAYRQQLQTFRTNQGQRPILEEFIPIKNSSSEGSDKVSNVSEKASWMTTAQLWSQSNDGNKQQGGGGGATTVVVATAAPKEIDHGLVMSPKLALDNKGRNGGGGGGGGAFLPFSKDRNVTCTTTTTTTSPTPLRVLPELALATTEKEMEDKKCSEPDNGLSCSSRRENPSKGGGGNGATTTEQGKGATTTTTANPSEGQATNTTQTHRKARRCWSPELHRRFVNALQMLGGSQVATPKQIRELMKVDGLTNDEVKSHLQKYRLHTRRPSPSPQAAGAPAPQLVVLGGIWVPPEYATAAAAAHGAGQAIYGAHPAVSHASTHYCAPAVPQDFYPPQPPPHAQLHHHTLQPYQHIYKASSQTHSSPESEGRPAGDGSESIEDGKSESSSWNKGDSGDQNGGGGGGERERERERERKGLASLRDDGEESNGSEITLKF
- the LOC122650290 gene encoding myb family transcription factor EFM-like isoform X3, whose amino-acid sequence is MGSPADLSLDCKPHSCYSMVVKSSFGDQTDQTQKLEDFLACLEEERLKIDAFKRELPLCMQLLTDAMEAYRQQLQTFRTNQGQRPILEEFIPIKNSSSEGSDKVSNVSEKASWMTTAQLWSQSNDGNKQQGEIDHGLVMSPKLALDNKGRNGGGGGGGGAFLPFSKDRNVTCTTTTTTTSPTPLRVLPELALATTEKEMEDKKCSEPDNGLSCSSRRENPSKGGGGNGATTTEQGKGATTTTTANPSEGQATNTTQTHRKARRCWSPELHRRFVNALQMLGGSQVATPKQIRELMKVDGLTNDEVKSHLQKYRLHTRRPSPSPQAAGAPAPQLVVLGGIWVPPEYATAAAAAHGAGQAIYGAHPAVSHASTHYCAPAVPQDFYPPQPPPHAQLHHHTLQPYQHIYKASSQTHSSPESEGRPAGDGSESIEDGKSESSSWNKGDSGDQNGGGGGGERERERERERKGLASLRDDGEESNGSEITLKF